A genomic stretch from Williamwhitmania sp. includes:
- a CDS encoding ATP-dependent Clp protease adaptor ClpS, with protein MEEQPISSHMDDILDEIKLSGVLVLHNDEVNEFSYVVESLVEVCDHGSLQAEQCTLLAHYKGKCEVKYGSIGKLKPMKDELSRRGLMSTIENQLS; from the coding sequence ATGGAAGAACAGCCTATTTCGTCCCATATGGACGATATTCTTGATGAGATTAAGTTAAGTGGAGTGTTAGTGCTTCACAACGATGAGGTAAACGAGTTCAGCTATGTGGTGGAATCGTTGGTGGAGGTCTGCGATCACGGTAGCCTTCAGGCAGAACAGTGCACCCTCCTTGCCCATTACAAGGGAAAATGTGAAGTGAAGTATGGGTCAATTGGTAAACTAAAGCCCATGAAAGATGAGTTAAGTCGGCGTGGCCTCATGTCTACCATCGAAAACCAACTAAGTTAA
- the floA gene encoding flotillin-like protein FloA (flotillin-like protein involved in membrane lipid rafts), whose amino-acid sequence MTGLGLYLIIVAAALIGLWFILYFIPIGLWFTAVISDVKISLLQLILMRWRKVPPSTIVSALIEGTKAGLTLVPNEMEAHYMAGGNVTKVVHALVSAQKANIPLDFKMATAIDLAGRDVFEAVQMSVNPRVINTPPVTAVAKDGIQLIAKARVTVRANIKQLVGGAGEETILARVGEGIVSSIGSSESHKTVLENPDYISRVVLDKGLDSGTAFEILSIDIADIDIGRNIGAVLQMDQANADKNIAQAKAEERRAMAVALEQEMKAKAQEARAKVIEAEAEIPMAIAESFRSGNLGIMDYYKLRNLQADTDMRESIAKPQQGSNQPKK is encoded by the coding sequence ATGACAGGTCTAGGTTTGTACCTCATTATTGTTGCCGCAGCTCTTATCGGACTTTGGTTTATTCTCTACTTTATTCCGATTGGGCTTTGGTTTACTGCTGTAATTTCAGACGTTAAAATATCGCTCCTCCAGCTCATCTTAATGCGATGGAGAAAGGTTCCACCATCTACCATTGTATCGGCTCTTATTGAAGGCACTAAGGCTGGACTTACCCTTGTTCCTAATGAGATGGAGGCTCACTACATGGCTGGTGGAAATGTAACCAAGGTGGTTCACGCGCTGGTTTCGGCTCAGAAGGCCAACATTCCGCTCGACTTTAAAATGGCCACTGCTATCGACTTAGCTGGCCGCGATGTTTTTGAGGCAGTGCAAATGTCAGTTAACCCACGAGTTATTAATACTCCACCCGTTACGGCAGTGGCAAAGGATGGTATTCAGCTGATTGCCAAGGCAAGGGTTACCGTTAGAGCCAACATTAAACAGCTGGTTGGAGGCGCCGGCGAGGAGACCATCCTAGCCCGTGTTGGCGAAGGAATTGTTTCGTCCATTGGTTCTTCAGAATCGCACAAAACGGTGTTGGAAAACCCAGACTACATCTCGCGCGTGGTGCTCGACAAGGGTCTTGACTCTGGAACTGCGTTTGAAATTTTATCTATCGATATTGCCGACATCGACATTGGACGTAATATTGGTGCTGTGTTGCAGATGGATCAAGCGAATGCAGACAAGAATATTGCTCAAGCAAAAGCTGAGGAACGACGGGCTATGGCTGTTGCTTTGGAGCAAGAGATGAAGGCTAAGGCACAAGAGGCTAGGGCAAAGGTAATTGAGGCAGAGGCAGAAATCCCCATGGCCATTGCCGAATCGTTCCGCTCAGGGAACTTAGGTATCATGGATTACTACAAGCTGCGGAATCTACAAGCGGATACCGATATGCGCGAATCAATTGCCAAACCACAGCAAGGTAGCAACCAACCAAAGAAATAG
- a CDS encoding NfeD family protein, whose amino-acid sequence MALVIGLILLALFLFFVEFLLIPGVTVAGILGALAMVTGIYLAYHTMGSTAGNITLSVATILAFLIVFFSLRSKTWKHLSLHTQLHSSVETELTRVEILPGDEGVSKSRLAPMGTVSIKGIEVEAKSTGAFIDPRRDVVVVKVEKSRIIVKPKNS is encoded by the coding sequence ATGGCACTAGTTATCGGCCTTATTTTACTGGCCCTTTTTCTCTTTTTTGTTGAATTTTTATTAATCCCAGGGGTCACTGTTGCCGGTATCTTAGGAGCCTTAGCAATGGTTACAGGCATTTATTTGGCCTACCATACAATGGGCAGCACTGCAGGAAATATAACCCTTTCGGTGGCAACAATCCTCGCGTTCCTTATAGTATTCTTTTCGCTGCGCTCTAAAACGTGGAAGCATTTGTCGTTGCATACGCAGCTTCACTCCTCCGTGGAAACTGAGCTTACCCGCGTTGAAATTTTACCAGGTGACGAAGGAGTAAGCAAATCGAGGCTGGCTCCAATGGGAACCGTATCCATTAAAGGAATTGAGGTAGAGGCGAAATCTACTGGCGCCTTTATCGATCCTCGCAGGGATGTAGTTGTGGTAAAAGTTGAAAAATCTCGAATAATTGTTAAACCCAAAAATAGTTAG
- the carA gene encoding glutamine-hydrolyzing carbamoyl-phosphate synthase small subunit: MEKIKATLILDDGSQYEGYSFGYQGGSAGELVFNTAMTGYPESLTDPSYKGQILVATYPLIGNYGVPGNSSKEEIFQFWESDAIQVSGLVVSEYSEGYSHWNAKVSLGDWLKEWKIPAISGIDTRALTKKLRERGSTLAKIVIDADVPWRNPDTEDLVAQVSVQEIKTYGSGKYRIALVDCGVKNNILRCLLRRDTTVVRLPHNHNFNNDVWDGLFISNGPGDPKMNTSTIENLRVALDGSKPIMGICLGTQLMALATGANTYKLPYGHRSHNQPVILSGTNRCYITSQNHGFAIDTATLNKDWSLLFENANDGTCEGIKHNTKPFFAVQFHPEASGGPTDTEFLFDDFLQEVVKHTNK, translated from the coding sequence ATGGAAAAAATAAAGGCAACGCTAATTTTGGATGATGGTTCCCAATATGAGGGATACTCGTTTGGATACCAAGGTGGCTCGGCAGGTGAGCTTGTGTTCAACACAGCCATGACAGGTTACCCAGAAAGTTTGACCGACCCCTCCTACAAAGGGCAGATATTAGTTGCAACCTACCCCTTGATTGGCAACTACGGAGTTCCGGGAAATAGTTCCAAAGAGGAGATATTCCAATTTTGGGAATCAGATGCCATTCAGGTTTCGGGGCTGGTGGTTTCAGAATATAGCGAGGGCTACAGCCACTGGAATGCCAAAGTTAGTCTTGGTGATTGGCTCAAGGAGTGGAAAATACCTGCCATCTCAGGCATCGACACCCGAGCCTTAACCAAAAAGCTGAGGGAAAGGGGCAGCACGCTGGCAAAGATTGTGATTGATGCCGATGTACCATGGAGAAATCCGGACACAGAAGACCTTGTTGCCCAGGTTTCTGTACAGGAGATTAAGACCTACGGGTCTGGAAAATACCGCATTGCACTGGTCGATTGTGGGGTAAAAAACAACATTCTACGCTGTCTTCTACGACGTGACACCACGGTAGTGAGGCTACCCCATAACCACAACTTCAACAACGATGTGTGGGATGGGCTCTTCATTTCCAACGGACCCGGTGACCCTAAAATGAACACCTCAACCATTGAAAACCTTAGGGTGGCTCTGGACGGAAGCAAGCCAATAATGGGAATCTGCCTGGGCACCCAGCTGATGGCGCTTGCCACTGGTGCCAACACCTACAAACTTCCCTATGGCCACCGAAGCCACAACCAGCCAGTAATTCTCTCCGGCACTAACCGTTGCTATATCACCTCACAAAATCATGGTTTTGCAATTGACACAGCCACCCTCAACAAGGATTGGAGTCTCCTCTTCGAAAATGCCAACGATGGGACCTGCGAGGGAATTAAGCATAATACCAAACCTTTTTTTGCCGTGCAGTTTCACCCCGAAGCTTCCGGCGGCCCCACAGATACCGAGTTCCTGTTCGACGATTTCCTTCAAGAAGTTGTAAAGCACACCAACAAATAG